One Hydrogenispora ethanolica genomic region harbors:
- the nrdD gene encoding anaerobic ribonucleoside-triphosphate reductase, whose protein sequence is MIHRTPERVFRSIRKRDGRIVEFNIGQIASAIFKAAKAVGGADQRLADELADVVVQYLQKRIGAAIPTVEEVQDAVEKVLIETGHAKTAKAYIIYRDRRTRLRESKSELMDVVEEILVETSRENANVSNSPSAKMLQIASAASKKYYLSRLIPEEMAAAHVAGDYHIHDLDFYGKTLTCVQIPLGKLLESGFNNGHGYIRPPHRPTSATALAAIILQSSQNDMHGGQSFAFFDRDMAPFVENADEDEVFQAMEALIYNLNSMHSRAGAQVPFSSINLGCDTTPAGRSVTKNLLLAYEKGLGRGECPIFPNIIFRLQQGVNFEPGDPNYDLFQLAMRVSAQRLNPTFSFMDSTFNRPYGAEVAYMGCRTRTIGNRHGAEVTDGRGNLSFTTLNLPRLAIKAGGDLENFYHELERMMALAARQLYHRYRVQAKLKAKDMPFLMGQGLYMDSDKLKPNDPIAPAIKHGTLSIGFIGLAETLVALTGSHHGQDPAAQRLGLEIVGFMRKLVDDFAEEYDLNYTLLATPAEGLSGRFVAMDRKRFGVITGVTDREYYTNSFHVPVSFEISSYDKVALEGPYHQMANAGHISYVEMKAPPIDNLDAYEKLLRHMAASDMGYAGINFPIDECLSCSYRGVIPEDECPSCGSPQIRRVRRITGYLSTVDRFNDAKQAELRDRSKHWL, encoded by the coding sequence ATGATTCACCGGACTCCCGAGCGGGTTTTCCGATCGATCCGCAAACGGGACGGCCGGATCGTCGAATTCAACATCGGCCAGATTGCCTCAGCCATCTTTAAGGCGGCCAAGGCGGTCGGCGGCGCGGATCAGCGGCTCGCCGACGAGCTGGCCGACGTGGTCGTTCAATATCTGCAGAAACGGATCGGCGCGGCCATACCCACGGTCGAAGAGGTTCAGGACGCGGTGGAGAAGGTGTTGATCGAGACCGGACACGCCAAGACCGCCAAGGCCTATATCATTTACCGGGACCGCCGCACCCGGCTCCGCGAATCCAAATCCGAACTGATGGACGTGGTGGAAGAGATCCTGGTGGAGACCAGCCGCGAGAATGCCAATGTCAGCAATTCGCCCTCCGCCAAGATGCTCCAGATCGCTTCGGCGGCCAGCAAAAAATATTACTTATCGCGCTTGATTCCCGAGGAGATGGCCGCGGCCCATGTCGCGGGCGATTACCATATTCACGACCTCGATTTTTATGGCAAGACCCTGACTTGCGTGCAGATCCCGCTGGGCAAACTGCTGGAGAGCGGCTTCAATAACGGCCACGGCTACATCCGGCCGCCGCACCGCCCGACTTCGGCCACGGCGCTGGCAGCCATCATCCTGCAGAGCTCCCAGAACGACATGCACGGCGGGCAGTCTTTCGCCTTCTTCGACCGGGACATGGCCCCGTTCGTGGAAAACGCCGACGAGGACGAGGTTTTTCAGGCCATGGAAGCCCTGATCTATAATTTGAACTCCATGCACAGCCGGGCCGGAGCCCAGGTTCCTTTCTCCAGCATCAATCTGGGCTGTGACACCACCCCGGCCGGACGGTCCGTCACCAAAAACCTGCTCCTGGCCTATGAAAAAGGTTTGGGACGGGGCGAATGCCCGATCTTCCCCAACATCATCTTCCGGCTGCAGCAAGGGGTCAATTTCGAACCGGGCGATCCCAATTACGACCTCTTCCAGCTGGCGATGCGGGTCTCGGCGCAACGGCTCAACCCGACCTTTTCGTTTATGGATTCCACCTTTAACCGGCCTTACGGCGCCGAAGTGGCCTATATGGGCTGCCGGACCCGGACCATCGGCAACCGTCACGGCGCCGAGGTCACCGACGGCCGGGGCAATCTCTCTTTCACGACGCTCAACCTGCCGCGGCTGGCCATCAAGGCCGGCGGCGATCTGGAGAATTTTTACCACGAGCTGGAGCGGATGATGGCCCTGGCGGCCCGCCAGTTGTACCACCGCTACCGGGTCCAGGCCAAGCTCAAGGCGAAGGACATGCCCTTTCTGATGGGCCAGGGGCTGTACATGGATTCGGATAAACTGAAGCCCAACGACCCGATCGCGCCGGCCATCAAGCACGGCACGCTCTCCATCGGCTTCATCGGACTGGCCGAAACCCTGGTGGCGCTCACCGGCAGCCATCATGGTCAAGATCCGGCCGCGCAGCGGCTGGGCCTGGAGATCGTCGGCTTCATGCGTAAGCTGGTGGACGATTTCGCCGAGGAGTACGATCTGAACTATACCTTGCTGGCGACCCCGGCCGAAGGGCTCTCCGGCCGTTTCGTCGCCATGGACCGGAAACGCTTCGGGGTCATTACCGGCGTCACCGACCGCGAGTATTACACCAACAGTTTTCACGTCCCGGTCAGTTTCGAGATCTCTTCCTACGACAAGGTGGCGCTGGAGGGACCGTACCACCAGATGGCCAATGCCGGCCACATCAGTTACGTGGAGATGAAAGCGCCGCCCATCGACAATCTGGACGCCTATGAGAAGCTGCTGCGGCACATGGCCGCCTCCGATATGGGGTATGCCGGGATCAACTTCCCGATCGACGAGTGCCTGAGCTGCTCGTACCGGGGCGTCATCCCCGAGGATGAATGCCCGTCCTGCGGTTCGCCCCAGATTCGGCGGGTGCGCCGGATCACCGGCTACCTGTCGACCGTGGACCGCTTCAACGACGCCAAACAGGCCGAGCTGCGCGATCGCTCCAAGCACTGGCTCTGA
- a CDS encoding TIGR03905 family TSCPD domain-containing protein, protein MENLDFATRGVCSTRIHLTVDKGVLIKVSFDAGCNGNLQGISRLVEGMPVGEVIERLKGIRCSGKSTSCPDQLVQALEKLERAAGADRGGTENHEAAGCGR, encoded by the coding sequence ATGGAGAATCTGGATTTCGCCACGAGAGGAGTCTGTTCCACCCGGATTCACCTCACGGTGGACAAGGGAGTCCTGATCAAGGTCAGTTTCGACGCAGGCTGTAACGGCAATCTGCAAGGCATCAGCCGCCTGGTCGAGGGAATGCCGGTCGGGGAGGTTATCGAACGGTTGAAAGGGATCCGGTGTTCGGGCAAATCGACCTCTTGCCCGGATCAACTGGTGCAGGCATTGGAAAAGCTGGAGCGCGCCGCCGGCGCTGACCGTGGCGGAACGGAAAATCATGAGGCTGCCGGTTGCGGACGCTAA
- the glpX gene encoding class II fructose-bisphosphatase, producing MADLQREIALEFVRVTEAAALRSSRWLGLGDKDGVDKAASDAMRGMLDLIAIRGTVIIGEGLKDRAPMLHIDEKVGNWREHAPEVDIAVDPVDGTRLVANGLPNAISIMAAGAKGSLMSIPSFYMHKLACGPQLRGKLDINRSVAENLSVAAAVLRKSVKDLTVTILDRERHRELIAEVRRAGARIRLIGDGDVAGAIATAISFDSGNADICLGIGGAPEAVLTAAALSCLGGEIQTRFYFGNTEERALVERAGLDPDAVYRTEDLARGEDIIFAATGVTGGEFLQGVSFGSHQATTHSVVMRSKYKTVRYIKAIHNLNYKTIPSRERNQEEFV from the coding sequence ATGGCCGATCTGCAAAGGGAGATTGCGTTAGAATTTGTACGGGTCACGGAGGCCGCGGCCCTGCGGTCCAGCCGCTGGCTGGGTCTGGGCGACAAGGATGGCGTGGACAAGGCGGCTTCCGATGCGATGCGCGGAATGTTGGACCTGATCGCCATCCGGGGCACGGTGATCATCGGCGAAGGCTTGAAAGACCGCGCCCCGATGTTGCATATCGATGAAAAAGTGGGCAATTGGCGGGAACACGCTCCCGAGGTCGATATCGCCGTCGATCCGGTCGACGGCACGCGCCTAGTCGCCAACGGCTTGCCCAATGCCATCTCCATCATGGCCGCCGGCGCCAAAGGTTCGTTGATGTCGATCCCCAGCTTTTACATGCATAAGCTGGCCTGCGGGCCGCAGCTCCGGGGAAAGCTGGATATCAACCGCAGTGTCGCCGAGAATCTATCCGTCGCTGCGGCGGTGCTCCGGAAATCGGTGAAAGATCTGACCGTCACCATCCTCGACCGGGAACGGCACCGGGAACTGATCGCCGAGGTCCGCCGCGCCGGCGCCAGAATCCGGCTGATTGGCGATGGGGATGTGGCCGGAGCGATTGCCACCGCCATCAGCTTCGATAGCGGCAACGCCGATATCTGTCTGGGCATCGGCGGCGCTCCGGAAGCGGTTTTGACCGCCGCCGCGCTAAGCTGTCTGGGGGGCGAGATTCAGACCCGCTTTTATTTCGGCAACACGGAAGAGCGGGCGCTGGTGGAACGGGCCGGCCTGGACCCGGACGCGGTATACCGGACCGAGGATTTGGCGCGGGGCGAGGATATCATCTTTGCGGCGACCGGGGTTACCGGCGGCGAATTTCTGCAAGGCGTCAGTTTCGGAAGCCATCAGGCCACAACCCATTCGGTGGTCATGCGCTCGAAGTATAAAACGGTCCGTTACATCAAGGCCATTCATAACCTGAATTACAAGACCATTCCATCGCGGGAGCGCAACCAGGAAGAGTTCGTCTAG
- a CDS encoding PLP-dependent aminotransferase family protein, with translation MLFLQLEPGSDTPLSRQIYLQIRSRILGGELAAGVRLPASRELAADYHISRNTALSAYELLLAEGFIEGRHGSGTYVADGACLDLPAPDPVAAAVPDPHPAPAAACIDFRSGVPALDRLPRGRWAQLIRDAWLEAPDLLFGYQAPEGSPQLRQVLCDYLRRSRGIVCAPEQILVTSGSVQGLSLVAGVLLQEIREVILEDPCNRDIGRIFSSSGTAIHPVPVDEQGIIPKLIPRLARPALLSLTPSHQFPLGGILPISRRIELIRLARGTGSWIIEDDYDSEFRYDGPPVGALQGLAPERVIYLGTFSKILFPALRLGYMVLPPAWVGPFRRLKQISDIHSNSLNQLALARFIREGSLDRHLVRSKKLYRRRRDRLVNELHSHFPGRVRILGMSTGLHLVAEWPGVRFGPELVAGAEAAGVRIYPVDNFAAGAGPYPGALLFGYGQLDEETIAEGIRRLARVVPPA, from the coding sequence ATGCTTTTTTTACAGTTGGAGCCGGGTTCGGACACTCCGCTGAGCCGCCAGATCTATCTCCAGATCCGTTCCCGGATCCTCGGCGGCGAGCTGGCCGCGGGCGTCCGTTTGCCCGCCAGCCGGGAACTGGCCGCCGATTATCATATTTCGCGCAATACGGCGCTCTCTGCGTATGAGCTGTTGTTAGCGGAGGGTTTTATCGAGGGCCGGCACGGCTCGGGGACTTACGTAGCGGATGGCGCCTGTCTGGATCTTCCGGCGCCGGACCCGGTGGCGGCAGCGGTTCCGGATCCCCATCCGGCCCCGGCGGCGGCGTGCATCGATTTTCGCTCCGGAGTCCCGGCATTGGACCGGCTGCCCCGGGGCAGGTGGGCGCAGTTGATACGGGATGCCTGGCTGGAAGCGCCGGATCTTCTCTTCGGCTACCAGGCTCCGGAGGGTTCGCCCCAACTCCGCCAGGTTCTCTGCGATTATCTGAGGCGGAGCCGCGGCATCGTCTGCGCTCCGGAACAGATTCTGGTCACTTCCGGATCGGTGCAGGGTCTATCCCTGGTGGCCGGGGTCCTGCTTCAGGAGATCCGCGAGGTCATCCTGGAGGATCCTTGCAACCGCGACATCGGCCGGATTTTCAGCTCCTCCGGAACGGCCATTCATCCCGTACCAGTCGATGAACAGGGAATCATCCCCAAGCTCATTCCCAGGCTCGCCCGGCCCGCGCTCCTGAGTCTGACGCCCTCGCACCAGTTTCCGCTGGGCGGCATCCTGCCGATCAGCCGGCGGATCGAGTTGATCCGGCTCGCCCGGGGGACCGGTTCCTGGATCATCGAGGATGATTACGACAGCGAGTTCCGTTACGACGGGCCCCCGGTCGGCGCGTTGCAGGGCCTCGCCCCGGAACGGGTGATCTATCTGGGGACCTTCAGCAAGATTCTCTTTCCCGCCTTGCGCCTGGGTTACATGGTCCTGCCTCCGGCTTGGGTGGGGCCGTTCCGGAGGCTCAAGCAAATCTCGGACATCCATTCCAACTCCCTGAACCAACTGGCGCTGGCCAGGTTCATCCGGGAAGGGAGCTTGGACCGGCATCTGGTGCGGAGCAAGAAGCTTTACCGCCGGCGCCGGGACCGGCTGGTGAACGAGCTGCACAGCCATTTCCCCGGCCGGGTCCGGATCCTGGGAATGTCCACCGGTCTTCATCTGGTCGCCGAATGGCCGGGGGTCCGCTTCGGACCGGAATTGGTGGCCGGGGCCGAAGCCGCCGGCGTCCGAATCTATCCGGTGGATAATTTCGCGGCTGGCGCCGGACCGTATCCCGGGGCCTTGCTCTTCGGTTACGGGCAGTTGGACGAGGAAACCATCGCCGAGGGGATCCGGCGGCTGGCGCGGGTCGTGCCACCGGCCTGA
- a CDS encoding NAD(P)H-dependent oxidoreductase has product MQILVVLGHPGRESFNRAIAQRVLATLHDAGHRTIWHDLYAEGFDPALPPAELGKDAPLPEEVEGHCRDLAAADGIIVIHPNWWGQPPAIVKGWIDRTFRQGTAYRYLPGDAGDGVPVGLLRAGTAVVLNTSDTPEARELSVFGDPLETLWRKCIFEFCGVRRFFRRMFGVVVTSAPEQRAVWLAEVEEIIRYYFPKESGAC; this is encoded by the coding sequence TTGCAAATTCTCGTGGTGCTCGGCCACCCCGGCCGGGAAAGTTTTAATCGGGCCATCGCCCAAAGGGTCCTGGCCACGCTGCACGACGCCGGCCACCGGACGATCTGGCACGATCTCTACGCTGAAGGGTTCGATCCCGCGCTCCCCCCGGCGGAGCTGGGGAAGGATGCCCCGCTTCCCGAGGAGGTCGAGGGGCATTGCCGGGACTTGGCGGCGGCCGATGGCATTATCGTGATTCATCCCAATTGGTGGGGCCAGCCTCCGGCCATCGTCAAAGGCTGGATCGACCGGACCTTCCGGCAAGGCACGGCCTATCGATATCTGCCGGGAGACGCCGGGGACGGAGTCCCGGTCGGATTGCTCCGGGCCGGGACAGCCGTGGTCCTGAATACATCCGACACCCCGGAAGCCAGGGAGCTTAGCGTCTTCGGCGATCCGCTGGAGACGCTCTGGCGCAAATGCATCTTTGAGTTCTGCGGAGTCCGGCGTTTTTTCCGCCGGATGTTCGGGGTCGTCGTCACCAGCGCCCCGGAGCAGCGCGCGGTCTGGCTGGCCGAAGTGGAAGAGATTATCCGTTACTATTTTCCCAAAGAAAGCGGGGCGTGCTGA
- a CDS encoding GNAT family N-acetyltransferase, with the protein MIRQCGDSDFETIYQIINDAAQAYRGVIPDDRWKEPYMTRPELQREIADGVGFWGCEADGELVGVMGIQPKGEVVLIRHAYVRTIRRNRGIGGTLLEFLRGRTAQPILIGTWAAADWAVHFYEKHHFRQVSPGEKVRLLHRYWEIPERQVETSVVLADAAWFDGPGSAGAE; encoded by the coding sequence ATGATTCGCCAATGCGGGGATTCCGATTTCGAAACCATCTATCAAATCATTAATGACGCGGCGCAGGCGTATCGCGGCGTCATTCCCGACGACCGCTGGAAGGAGCCGTATATGACCCGGCCTGAACTGCAGCGGGAGATCGCCGACGGCGTTGGGTTCTGGGGCTGCGAAGCCGACGGCGAACTGGTCGGGGTGATGGGAATACAGCCCAAAGGGGAAGTGGTTCTGATTCGCCATGCCTATGTCCGGACCATCCGGCGCAACCGGGGCATCGGCGGAACATTGCTCGAATTTTTGCGGGGCCGGACCGCACAGCCCATATTGATCGGGACCTGGGCCGCGGCCGACTGGGCGGTGCATTTTTATGAAAAGCATCACTTCCGGCAGGTATCGCCCGGCGAAAAAGTCCGATTGTTGCATCGTTACTGGGAGATTCCCGAGCGTCAAGTGGAGACCTCGGTGGTCTTGGCCGATGCCGCTTGGTTCGATGGGCCGGGGAGTGCCGGGGCGGAATAA
- a CDS encoding chemotaxis protein CheX codes for MDVKYINPFIEGCQDIIGKVAGFNVAPGTISVKKSPYTEDNIVVIIGLTGQIRGTAIFSFRMAVACRIASAMMGMTVNELDEMGKSAISELSNMIMGKSATIFSDRGDKVDISPPTVLMGDNMQFSADNAKIVSIPLLFDSGDQITLDISFVEM; via the coding sequence ATGGACGTAAAGTATATCAATCCGTTTATTGAAGGCTGCCAAGACATTATCGGCAAAGTCGCCGGGTTCAACGTGGCTCCGGGGACGATTTCCGTAAAAAAATCCCCTTATACCGAGGACAACATCGTGGTCATTATCGGTTTGACCGGGCAAATTCGCGGTACCGCCATTTTCTCGTTCCGGATGGCTGTCGCTTGCCGGATCGCCTCGGCGATGATGGGCATGACCGTCAACGAACTCGACGAGATGGGAAAAAGCGCCATCTCCGAATTGAGCAACATGATCATGGGCAAATCCGCCACCATCTTTTCGGATCGCGGCGATAAGGTGGACATCTCTCCCCCAACGGTTTTGATGGGGGATAATATGCAATTCAGCGCCGACAATGCCAAGATTGTATCGATCCCGTTGCTTTTTGACAGCGGCGATCAGATTACATTGGATATATCGTTTGTGGAAATGTAA